One genomic segment of Gammaproteobacteria bacterium includes these proteins:
- the lysW gene encoding lysine biosynthesis protein LysW has protein sequence MGECPICAADVEVADDAISGELLVCGDCGAELELINMDPVKLAEAPSAEEDWGQ, from the coding sequence ATGGGAGAATGTCCGATATGTGCGGCCGACGTCGAAGTGGCCGACGACGCGATTTCTGGCGAGTTACTGGTCTGCGGTGACTGCGGTGCCGAACTTGAATTGATTAATATGGATCCGGTTAAACTGGCCGAAGCGCCTTCGGCCGAAGAGGACTGGGGGCAGTGA